From Vidua macroura isolate BioBank_ID:100142 chromosome 30, ASM2450914v1, whole genome shotgun sequence, one genomic window encodes:
- the LOC128820720 gene encoding olfactory receptor 14J1-like gives MSNSSSISHFLLLALAETRQLQLLHFCLLLGISLAALLGNGLIISAVACGHHLHTPMFFFLLNLALSHLGSICTTVPKAMHNSLWDTSTISYTACAAQLFFFVFFISAEYFLLTIMCYDRYVSICKPLHYGTLLGSRACAHMAAAAWASAFLYSLLHTANTFSLPLCHGNALGQFFCDIPQILKLSCSKSYLRELGLIAVSACLGLGCFVFIVFSYVQIFRAVLRIPSEQGRHKAFSTCLPHLVVVSLFASTAVFAHLKPPSISSSSLDLALSVLYSVVPPALNPLIYSLRNQELKAAVWRLMTGCFQKH, from the coding sequence atgtccaacagcagctccatcagccacttcctcctgctggcactggcagagacgcggcagctgcagctcctgcacttctgcctcttgctgggcatctccctggctgccctcctgggcaacggcctcatcatcagcgccgtagcctgcggccaccacctgcacacgcccatgttcttcttcctgctcaacctggccctcagccacctgggctccatctgcaccactgtccccaaagccatgcacaattccctctgggacaccagcaccatctcctacacagcatgtgctgcacagctctttttttttgtctttttcatctCAGCAGAATATTTCCtcctgaccatcatgtgctacgaccgctacgtgtccatctgcaaacccctgcactacgggaccctcctgggcagcagagcttgtgcccacatggcagcagctgcctgggccagtgcctttctctATTCACTGCTGCACAcggccaatacattttccctgcccctgtgccatggcaatgccctgggccagttcttctgtgatatcccacagatcctcaagctctcctgctccaaatcctatCTCAGAGAACTTGGGCTCATTGCTGTTAGTGCCTGTTTAGGACTCGgatgttttgtgttcattgttttctcctatgtgcagatcttcagggctgtgctgaggatcccctctgagcagggccggcacaaagccttttccacctgcctcccacACCTGGTTGTGGTCTCTCTGTTtgccagcactgcagtgttTGCTCACCTGAAGCccccctccatctcctcctcatccctggatctggccctgtcagttctgtactcggtggtgcctccagccctgaaccccctcatctacagcctgaggaaccaggagctcaaggctgcagtgtggagactgatgactggatgctttcagaaacattaa